AAATGCTCGCTGACGTGGTCCAGCTTTCAGTATCGAAGAGTGGGGGCCGGCGGGTCTGTCGGCTAAATCGGAAAGGTCTGTAGGTCAGGCACGCGAGAAGGGGTAAGCCATACCTTTATGGATATGTGTTTTTGTGCACAAAGAGAGACTTGGGAGCTCATCCCGTCCCCTACGCCCTTTGTGTGATGAATTCAGGGCGGCATGTCGCTAGACTAACCGGTTTAAACGGTTTGTCCGTGGCCGGCGATGGCGTGGCCGGGCAGGGACGGTTCGCGGGAAGCGAGTAGCGCACTCTATGAGACTGAAAAGCATCAAGCTGGCGGGGTTCAAGTCGTTCGTGGATCCCACGACGGCCCTGTTCCCGGATAACCTCACCGCCGTGGTGGGGCCCAATGGCTGTGGCAAGTCCAATATCATCGACGCCGTGCGCTGGGTGATGGGGGAATCCTCCGCCAAGCATTTGCGCGGCGAGTCCATGGCGGACGTGATCTTCAACGGCTCCAACTCCCGCAAACCGGTGGCGCAGGCCTCTATCGAGCTGGTGTTCGATAACGCCGAGGGCAAGATCCAGGGCGAGTACGGCAAGTTCAGTGAAATCTCGGTGCGGCGCCTGGTGACCCGGGACGGCCAGTCCAATTACTTCCTCAACGGCGCCAAGTGCCGCCGCAAGGACATCTCCGATATCTTCATGGGCACCGGTCTCGGCCCCCGCAGTTACGCCATTATCGAGCAGGGCATGATCTCCCGGTTGATCGAGGCGAAGCCGGAAGAGTTGCGGGTGTACATCGAGGAGGCCGCCGGCATCTCCAAGTACAAGGCCCGTCGCCGTGAGACCGAGAACCGCATGCGCCGTACCCGGGAGAACCTGGAGCGCCTGACCGACATTCGCGAGGAACTGGAACGGCAACTGGAGCGCCTCAGCCGCCAGGCCGCCGCGGCGGAGAAATACAAGCAGTACAAGGAAGAGGAGCGCCACAAGAGCGCTCAGCTCAAAGCCTTGCGCTGGCAGGGCCTGGATCACCAGGTCAAGCAGTTGGACCACGTGATCGGCGAGCTGGACGTGAGCATGGAGGCCAAGGTGGCCGAGCAGCGCCACGTGGACGCCGAGATCGAGCGGCTGCGCGAAGGGCATAACGAAGCGCAGGAGCATTTCAATCAGGTCCAGCAGCACTTTTACGCGCTCGGCGCCGAGGTGGCGCGGCTGGAGCAGAGCATCCAGCACCAGCGCGAGCGTCATCAGCAGTTGCACGAAGAGTTCGAGCAGGTCCGGGCCAGCTGGAAAGAGGCCGATGAGCACCAGCGGCTGGACGGCGAAAAGCTGGCCATGCTGGAGGAGCAGTTGGCGGAGTTGGAGCCGCGGCTGGAAGAAAGCAGCGAGCTGCAGGATAGTGCCACCGAGACGCTGACCCTGGCCGAGGAGGCCATGCAGGAGTGGCAGCAGGAGTGGGAGACCTTCAATAACCGGGCCGGCGAGTCACGCCGCCAGGCGGAGGTGGAACAGTCCCGCATCCAGCATCTGGAAAAATCCATCGAGCGCCTGCGTGATCGCATGGGACGGCTCGACAAGGAGCAGGAGTCCCTGGACTCCGGCCCGCTGGCCACCGAGATGCGTGAGTTTCAGGAGCAGGTGGCCGAGCTGCAGATGCAGCGTGAAGAGAGCGAGATGAGCAGCGAACGGCTGCAGGATGAGATCAACCAGCTGCGCCGCCAGAACGGCGATCGTGGCCGTGAGCTGGATGACGCCCGCGAGCGGCTGCAAACCCTGCGCGGCCGCCATACCTCCCTGGAGGCGCTGCAGAAGGCGGCCATGGGCGATGACGGCGCGGTGAGCGAATGGCTCACCCGCCACGAACTGGACGACCATCCGCGCCTGGCGGACCGTATCAACGTGGCCGAGGGCTGGGAAAAAGCGGTGGAAGCGGTGCTCGGCGATGCCCTGCAGGCGGTGGCCGTGGAGGGGTTGGACCAGGTCGGCGACTGGCTGGCGGACCTGACCCACGGCCGTGTCGCCATGGTCCAGCCGGGTTCGGACGGTGCCGGCGGCCATAGCGGAAAAACAGGCACGCCGTTACGGGACAAGGTCTCCGGCAAGGCTCCGGAAGGGCTGCTGGCCGGGGTTTACGCGGTGGAAGATCTGCCTGGGGCGCTGTCCCTGCGGGGTCAGTTGAGCCCCGGTGAGTCGGTGGTCACCCGCGACGGCATCTGGCTGGGGCCGGATTGGCTGCGTGTGGTGCGGGAACAGGATCAGGAAGCGGGCATCCTGGAACGCCGCCGGCAGTTGGAAGCGCTGGAAGAGCAGATCGAAACCCTGACCGCCACGGTGGAAGACCTCAAGGCGCGGCTGGAAGAAAACCGCGAGCAGGTGGCGGCGTTGGAGGAAGAACGCGAGGAAACCCAGCGCCAGGGCAGCCGGCTGAGCCGGGAGCTGGGGGAGGTCAACGCCCAGGTCAGTGCCCGCCAGGTGCGCCTGGAGCAGATCACCATGCGCCAGGAACGGCTCGGCCGCGAGCTGGAGGAAACCCGCGGTCAGCTCGAGCAGGAACAGGAACAAATCAAGGAAGCGCGGACGGTGCTGGCGGAAGCCCTGGACGCCATGGAGCAGGACTCCGGCGAGCGCGAGGCGCTGCTGTCGCGGCGTGACGATTACCGCCTGCGTCTGGACGAAGCGCGGCAACAGGCGCGGCAGCATCGTGATCAGGCCCATCAACTGGCCATGGAGGCCCAGGGGGCCCGTACCCAGGCGGATGCCCTGCGTCAGAACCTGGCCCGTCTGGAAGGCCAGGTGGCCAGCCTGGCCGAGCGCAAGGCACTGCTGGAAAGCCAGCTCAGTGAGGGCGGCGACGACCTCGGCCTGGAGCTGCAACAGCAGCTGGACGAAAAACTGGAGCTGCGCCTGGAGGCGGAGCAGAAGCTGGCCGACGCCCGCCGGAAGCTGGAAGACGTGGAACACCAGATGCGCGATCTGGAAGGCCGCCGTGGCCAGTTCGAGCGTCAGGCCCAGGAAGTGCGTGACGCCATCGGCCAGAAGCGCATGCTATGGCAGGAGTTGAGCACCCGCCGGCAGACCGTGGCCGAACAACTCAGCGAGCAGCACTTCGATCTGGAAACGGTGCTCGCCAATCTGCCGGAGGACGCCGACGAGCAGGCCTGGAACCAGGACCTGGAGCAGATCGCCCAGCGCATCGCCCGGCTCGGTCAGATCAACCTGGCCGCCATCGACGAATATCAGCAACAGTCCGAGCGCAAGCAGTATCTGGATCGGCAGAACGAGGATCTGGAAGACGCGCTGCGTACCCTGGACAATGCCATTCGCAAGATCGATCGCGAGACCCGGACCCGCTTCAAGGAGTACTTCGATCGCATCAACAAAGGGCTGCAGGCGCTGTTCCCGAAGGTGTTCGGCGGCGGGCACGCTTACCTGGAGCTGACCGGCGAGGATCTGCTGGATACCGGCGTGGCGATCATGGCGCGGCCACCGGGCAAGCGCAACAGCACCATTCACCTGCTGTCCGGGGGCGAAAAGGCCCTCACCGCCTTGTCGCTGGTGTTCAGTATTTTTGAACTCAACCCGGCACCGTTCTGTCTGTTGGATGAGGTGGACGCGCCTCTGGACGATGCCAATGTGGGCCGTTTCTGTAATCTGGTGCAGGAGATGTCGTCCCGGGTGCAGTTCATTTATATCACCCACAACAAGATCGCCATGGAAATGGCCCACGCTCTGATGGGCGTGACCATGCACGAACCCGGCACCTCGCGTCTGGTCTCCGTGGACGTGGAAGAGGCCGCTGAAATGGCGGCCATGTAACCGCGATGATGTAACAAGAGACAAACAGGCCCGGGGCCGCCGGGCCGTTAAACTGCTTATAGTTTTATGTAACCAGGACACGCTCTTAAGAAGTTTTACCTTATCAGCGTGAATCGCCCGGCTTCCATGCGGATAGCGCTTTGACAGCGGCGGGCGTGTAGCGAATGATTATCTGAACTGACGTATAACCCTAATGTGGTGTCCGCTTGGGGGCACACGCTAAGGAAGGGGCAAATGGGCCTGAATTTGGAAACACTGATCGGCATTCTGGTTATTCTGATTCTGCTGATTCTGGCCGACGGTGTGCGAAGAATGATCCGCGAACGGCACGGGCGCTTGCGTATGCGCATCGATCGCCGTTTCCGTCGTGCCACCGGTGGCGATGATGAAGAAGATGACTTTCTTGACAGCAACCCGGAAGTGATCGGTCGCCCCCGGGTGATCCGTCGCGGCGCCGACGGCGAACCGTTGCCGGAGGACCGTGAGGATCCGCCGATCATGATGGAAGAAGATGAATCGCCGGACGACATGGCCGGACGGCGGGCGGAACAGCAGAATCTGTTCGATGATGAGGCCGAGCCGGAGTCGGAGCCGGAAGAGTCACTGCCGTCCATGCGCGCCAGCCGGGATTTGCCGGAGGACGAGCTGGAACCGCAACCGGCTCGTGAGGCCCCCCGGCCCCGCGCCGAAGCCCGCCAGCCCCGTCGCGATGCGCCACCGCCGGAACGGCAGGTGCAGGAAGTGATCGTGTTCCATCTGATCGCGCGCCGCCCGGACCGTTTCGACGGCGAGGCGATGCTCCGTTATCTGCTGGAATGCGGCCTGCGCTTCGGCGAGATGAACATCTTCCATTGTCATCGGCAAGGCGACGAGTATCCGGAATTCTCCGTGGCCAACGCGGTGGAACCGGGCACCTTCGATATCCAGACCATGGAAGAGCAGGAATTCGCCGGCATTACGTTCTTCATGCAGTTGCCGGGGCCGCAGGATCCGCTGGCGGCGCTGGATCGCATGCTCACCACCGGCCGGCGCATGGCCGAAGGGCTGTACGGCGACCTGCGTGACGAGCAGCACAGCGTTTTGACGCCGCAGACCATGGAACACCTGCGCCAGCGCGTGCAGGAGTTCGAACGGCGCCAGCGCGTATCTCATAGCTGAGCTCGGAGGCCTCAAGACCACTGTAGGAGCTTGCCTTGCAAGCGAATCTGTTGCGCAGAGGCCGATTCGCTTGCAAGGCAAGCTCCCACAGCGGCTCCGTAGCAAAATCTGTAGGAGCCAGCCTTGCTGGCGAATTCGGGTTAAAACCGCCCCCCAGCGCCTGTAGAAAGCAAGGACTCACCCCACCGTGACATCGCCGAAAACCCCGTCTCCCGCCGAGCAAATCAAACAACTGCGGGACCAGCTCAACGACTGGTCTTACCGATACTACGTGCTGGACGATCCCGCCGTTCCCGACCCCGAATACGACCGCCTGTTCCGTCAGTTGCAAGTGCTGGAAAGCGAGCGTCCCGACCTGATCAGCCCGGATTCGCCAACGCAGCGGGTAGGGGACGTGCCGCTGGACGGCTTCAACGAAGTGCGTCATGCCGTGCCCATGCTGAGCCTGGGCAATGCCTTCAATGACGAGGAGCTGCGTGACTTCGACCAGCGCGTCCGCGAGCGTCTGGATGTGAGCGGCAGCATCGACTATGTCGCCGAGCCCAAGCTCGATGGCCTGGCGGTGTCGCTGGTCTATGAGAACGGCGAGTTGGTGCGCGGCGCCACCCGTGGCGACGGTGAAACCGGCGAGGACATTACCGCCAACGTGCGCACCATCAAGTCCATCCCGCTGCGCCTGCGTGGCGACAAGCCGCCGGCCCTGATGGAAGTGCGCGGCGAGGTGGTGATGACCCACCATGGCTTCGCCGAGCTGAACCGGCGCCAAGCCGAGGCGGAGCAGAAAACCTTCGCCAACCCCCGCAACGCCGCCGCCGGCAGCCTGCGGCAACTGGATTCCCGCATTACCGCCCAGCGGCCGCTGGAGTTCTACGCTTACTCCCTGGCGCAACTGGAAGGGGAGAACTGGCCGGATCGCCACTCCGCCATCCTCGAGCGGTTGCGCCAATGGGGACTGCGGGTGAATCCGGAAGTGAAGCTTTGTGATGGCGTGGACGCCTTGCTGGCGTTTTACCAGGACATCCTGGCGCGTCGGGATCAGTTGGACTACGACATCGACGGCGTGGTCTACAAAGTGGACCGGCTCGACTGGCAGCGTGACCTGGGCTTCGTTAGTCGCGCGCCGCGCTGGGCCATCGCGCACAAGTTCCCGGCCCAGGAAGAGATCACCGTTCTCAACGAGGTGGATTGGCAGGTGGGCCGCACCGGGGCGCTGACGCCGGTGGCGAAGCTGGAGCCGGTGCAGGTGGGCGGGGTCACCGTCAGCAATGCCACCCTGCACAATCTGGACGAGATCCGCCGTCTTGGCATTCGCATTGGCGACAGCGTGATCATTTATCGCGCCGGCGATGTCATCCCGAAGGTGGTGGGCAAGGTCCAGGAGCGCAGTCCTGCGGACCCTCAGGTTTTCAAGGGCGGAGAGTCGGCCGCTATCCGCCAGGTCGGGCCCTTCGTCAGGATCCCTCGTGAGTGCTGGCTGAGCCCGCGTTACGCGGATCAACGCGCCCCTCAGGCGCCGCGCCATTGCCCGGTCTGCGACAGCCAGGTGATCCGCAAGCGTGGCGAGGTCGCTTATCGTTGCACCGGTGGCCTGATCTGCGGCGCCCAGCAGCGCGAGGCGATCAAGCATTTCGCTTCGCGGCGCGCCATGGACATCGAGGGCCTGAGCATAAAACGGGTGGACCTGCTGGTGGACCAGGGGCTGGTTAGTAACGTGGCCGACCTCTATCGCCTCAAGGCCGAGGACATCGCCGACCTGGAACGGATGGGCGAGAAGTCCGCCGCCAACCTGATCGAGGCGCTGGCGCACTCCAGGACCGTGAGCCTGGAGCGCTTCCTGTTCGCCCTCGGCATCCTGCAGATCGGCGAAGAAACCGCTAAGGCGCTGGCGGATTGTTTCGGTGACCTGGAGACGATCCGGCGGGCGCCATTGCTGTTGTTCCTGGCGGTGCCGGATGTGGGACTGGAAGTGGCCAAGGCGATTCATGCTTTCTTCCGCGAGCAACATAACGAGGACGTCATCGACGGTCTGCTGGCCGAAGGCGTCCAGCCGCGCGCCAATGGCCATCCCTCCGCGGCCTTCGTGCGGGAGCTGACTCTGGGGTACTTCCTCAAGGCGGCCAAGCGCCTCGGCATGGCGCTGGACGGCGTCGGGGAAAAGTCCCTGGAAACCCTGGGCGGTCACTACAAGACCGTGGCGGCTCTCGCCGAGGCCGATGCCGATGACGCGCCGGTACGCCCGGCCATGCTGGAGCAGGTTCACAAGGCGCTGGGACAGGACGATTGGCGGCAGCGGCTGGAACAGGCCGAGGCGCTGGCTTCCGAGTTGTCCGAAAAGGCGCCGCGGGAAACGGCGGAGCAGGCCCTGGAAGGGCAGACCTGGGTGCTGACCGGCACCTTGTCCCGGCTGACCCGTGATCAGGCCAAGGCGCATCTGCAAAGCCTGGGCGCCAAGGTGGCCGGCAGCGTATCGAAGAAAACCCATTGCGTGGTGGCCGGCGAGGCCGCCGGCTCCAAGCTCTCCGATGCGGAAAAGCTGGAGGTGGAAGTGATGGACGAAGACACCTTCGTCGACTTTCTCGCCGGCCACGGCATCACCTTGTGAAGTGACTCCAGAGACCACAACAAGGCCGCTGTGGGAGCCAGCCCTGCTGGCGAATCTTGGCCAGGAACCCATTCGCCAGCAAGGCTGGCTCCTACGGCGGTTTCATGGCTCGGCCTGGGGGGCACTCTCGATTCCCGTTTTCCCTTTCCGGAGGCCAGCCGCTACCATGTCGCAAACCAGAATTCCGAGGTTACCCATGCGAGCCCTGTTGTTGGCGCTGTTGCTGGTCGGACTGGCGGGCTGCGCGTCCACCCCGACCCAGACCGAAAACGTTTGCGCCGTGTTCGATCAGAAAGGGGGGTGGTTCAATAACTGGTACAAGGCCGCCAAGCGTACCGAGAAGGAATTCGGTGTGCCGGTACCGATCCTGATGGCGACGATCTACAAGGAATCCGGCTTCCAGGCCCGGATCAAACCGCCGCGCACCAAATTGTTGTGGATCATCCCCTGGAAACGCCCTTCCAGCGCCTATGGCTATCCGCAGGCGCTGGACGGCACCTGGGCCTGGTATCAGAAGGAAACCGGCCGCCGGGGGGCCAAGCGCTCCGATTTCGCCGACGCGGTGCACTTCGTCGGCTGGTACCACTACCAGAGCCACGTGCGTAACGGCATCGCGTTGAACGACGCCTACCACCTGTACCTGGCTTATTACGCCGGCCATGGCGGTTACTCACGAGGTGTATGGAAAAACAAACCCTACATGCAGCGATCCGCCCGCCGGGCCGCGGCCATGGCCGATCAGTACCGGGCGCAAATGGCCCGTTGCGGGCGTTGAGGAGGGGAAATGCCGATCGAAGTGCCCTGGCGGGAAGTGAGTGCCGAGACCCTCACCAATCTGATCGAGGAATACGTGACCCGTGACGGCACCGACTACGGTGAGCAGGAAGTGTCGCTGGTCACCAAGGTGGAGCAGGTGCGCCGCATGCTGGAGCGCGGCGAGTGCCGACTGATGTTCGATGAAGCCACCGAGTCCGTGGACCTGGTGATGGTGTAATCCACTGTAGGAGCCAGCCCTGCTGGCGAATTCTTCCACTGTTGGGAAACGATCCATTCGCCAGCAGGGCTGGCTCCTACAGCGGTGTTATAGCTCACCGTGGCCGTTTCTTGCGTCGCTGACGGTGCAGAAACCGCACCGGCGCCAACGCTTTCGCCAGCATGTCGTCCACCGGCAGCGGCAGATCGCTGAGCCGGTCCGCCAGCAGATCCGCGCACAGGGGCGTGCCGGTGATGCCCCGGCTGCCGTGGGCCAGATTCAGCCAGACGCCGGGCGCTTCATCCAGAATCGGTCCCAGCACCCGCGGCTGCGGGCCGCACAGTGGCAGGAAGTCGTTGCTCTGGCAGCGGAACGCCACCCGCCGATCCACCACCTCGATGTGCTCGCCGCCCAGTTCCCGCCACGCTTCCGGCAGATACTGCTTCAACTGCAAGAGATTCACCTGATCGTGATGGTCACTGGGCTGAGGGTTGTCATCGTGCAGATGGAAGGTGGCGCCGACGCAATGCAGGCCGTCCACCGCCGGTGTTAGATAGCCGCCATGACAGCGGGCCTGTTGCCACTTGGCGCTGGCCTCGGTGGCCCGGCAGTAGCTGACCTGCCCGCGAATGATTTTGAGCGGCAGCCAGTGCAGATCGTCGAAGCGGCGGGCCTGGGCGGCGGTGGCCAGTATCAGCGTGTCGCCTTCCAGTTCATCGCCGCTCTGCAGGGACACGCGCACCGGGTCGCCGGCCACATAACCGGTGACCTTGTCCCGGCGCACTTCGATGGCCGGGTGATCCAGCAGTGTCTCGCACCAGGCACCCGGGCGCAGATAGCCGCCGCCGGCGAGCAGCATGCCGCCATCGTCCCGGGGCAGCAGCAGGGTATCGGGCCAGGCTCCGCTTTCCAGGGCCCCGTCCAATTTGTCCTGCTGACGTTGATCCACCGGATACTGCACCACGCCGTTCAAGCGGCCCTGTTCCGGCCCGGGAAACTCAAACCGGGTCAGCCAGCGCAGCGCGTGCACGTAACTCATCTGGTAGAAGCGGTTCTGCGGTGTCGGATGAGCACTGGGCGTTGAGTAGACCACGCCGGCCAGATTGCCGGAAGCGCCCTGGGCGATGCCGGCCGGGTCCAGCACCGTTACCCGCCAGCCCCGTTCGGCCAGTGCCCGGGCGCTGCTGGCGCCGGCCAGGCCGGCCCCGGCGATCACCGCGTGGCCACGCTGCCAATGCCGGGCGGTCCAGTTGTGGTCGCCGAATTCGCCCACCGCCATGTGGCGTTTATGGCCGAAGCCGTCGATGCGGCGTACCCGAAAGCCCGCTTCCTGCAAACCGCGACGCACCTCACCGGCGGCGGTGAAGGTGGCGAAAGTGGCGCCGGGGCGGCTCAGCCGGGCCAATTGCCGGAACAGCTCCGGCTGCCACATATCCGGATTGCGGGACGGCGCGAAGCCGTCCAGGAACCAGGCGTCCACGGCACTGTGGCAATGCCGCCACTGAGCGGTGGCCTCGCCGTACATCAGCGTGAGGCGCACCCGCGGATGCAGTTGCAGGCGATGATAGCCGGGGCAGGGTGGTGGGTACTGCCGCTGCAAGGGCGCCGCCAGATCGGCCAGCTCCGGCCAGTGGGCCAGGGCGCGAGCCAGATCCTCAGCGTGCAGGGGATGCTTTTCCACCGACAGCAGATCCAGCAGGGTGTCTTCCGGCGCCAGCCGCAGGAACTGGCGCGTCGCCAACAGCATGTTCAGGCCGGTACCGAAACCGGTTTCACCGATGACGAAATGCTGCCCGGGACGCAGCGCCCGGAAGCGCTCCTGCAGGCGGTTGCCTTGCAGGAACACATAGTCGCTTTCCGCCATGCCGTCCTGACGGGAGAAGTACGGATCATCGAAATCCGTCGCCACCGGCGTGTCCGCCTGCCAATCCAGCCGGGCTGGTTGCAGGGGTTCGAAGTCACGGTCGGATTCGCCGTTGGACATGGGCGGAGGCTCTCCTCAGAATTGGGCTTTCGATGGCGCCGGCGAGTTTATCACGATGCGGGTCTGGCGTTTGCCGTGTACGGGGCGCTAGTACGTCATTCGCTGCTAAAGCCGCTTCCCACGGACCGGACTACGAAGCCGCTGTAGGAGCTTGCCCTGCAAGCGAATGGGCTCTCCGCCAAAAGATTCGCTTGCAGGGCAAGCTCCTACAGTGACTGCGTAACGCGTTTTTTCGCTGATTTTTGAACTCGGGAGATAGCTTTGATCTGGTCAGTAATGGCACCGGTGGTGGCCTGTGCCGGCGTCGGTTATTTCTGGGGGCGTAGCGGACGTCCCTACGACATTGCCATGGTCAGCACGCTGGTGACCACCGTGGCCACGCCGTGCTTGATCGTCGCTACGTTGGGTAAAACCGGACTGTCGCTGACGGCGCTGATGGAAATGGCCGGGCTCTACGCGGCGGTGTTCATCGGTACCGCGCTGATCGCCCTGGCGGTGATTCGTATCAGTGGCCGCTCGCCACGGGTGTTCCTGCCGGCAATGTTATTTCCCAACACTGGCAATATGGGGCTGCCGCTGTGTTTGCTGGCTTTTGGTGACCATGGTCTGGCCCTGGCGCTGGCCTGGATGATGCTGTCGTCGGTACTGCAATTCTCTTTCGGGCTGGCGGTGGTCAGCGGCCAGGGGATATCGCGCAAGCTGTTCATGCACCCGATTCTGATATCAGTGGTGATCGCTCTGATCATGGTGATTTTTCGCATCCACTTACCGGAGTGGCTGTTCAACAGCGTCAGTCTGATTGGCGATCTGGTGATTCCGATGATGTTGATCACGCTGGGCGTGTCCCTGTCGCAACTGCGAGTCAACGACCTTGGCCCCGGCGCCGCTTTTGCCGTATTACGACTGGGAACAGGATTTGCGCTGGGCTGGCTGATCTGTGAAGTGACTGGCACCGAAGGCATGGTGCGCGGCGTCGTGTTGATCCAATCCACCATGCCGGTGGCGGTGTTCAATTACCTATTGGCGCAGACGTACCGCCAGGGCCCGGAACAGGTGGCGGCCATGGTCATGTGTTCCACTGCGTTATCATTCGTGACTCTGCCGTTGTTATTGATGGTGGCGATGGGTTAATCCCGTTCGCTGCTCTGCGCGGCGCGAAATTCCGCCTGAGCCCGCTTCAGCAATAACAACAGCCAGCGGCTGTTCTGGTCCCGCGAATAGCCCTCGAACAGCAAAAAGTGGTCGCCCATGTGCATCAGCAGCAGCGCCTGGTCACGACGGTTGCCGTTGTTGTCCAGCCAATGCCAGCGGCTGCTGGCGGTGGCATGGCCTTCCAGATCGAACAGCCGTTCCTCATCCACGGTGAGCGACAGATCCGGGCGTTGCATCAGGTGGTCCAGGCGCCGTTGCCGCAGTTGACCGTAGCGGCCGGACACTGCCCGTTGTGGCGACATCCGCTCCCAGCCTCCCGGCATCGGCGCCACCGCCACGGTAACGCGTTCGCGGGCCGGGGCCGGCAGACGGTAACGCCACTGGCGCCGCCGTGGCGCGGTAATCTCGCCATCGGCTTCCAGGCCGGCCAGGGTGTCCGGCGTGTGGAAGCGGTGCACGTCCCAGTTCGGGTCGTCGGCCAGCAAACGGGGTGGCGACGAAGTGCGGGTAATGTTCTGGCAACCGCTCAATCCCAGGCCGAACAACAGGAAAGTAAAAAAAAGAATCCTCACGGGCACGGTGGTTCCGTCGTTATGGCTGAAGCGCCTATGATGACATAGTCGTTCCCGCCGCGACTGCCCGCGGGCGCACAGTGTGCGGCGATGCGTCGTCATCGCCGGTGATGGATGGCACAATGGAACGGCTCGGGAAGAGCGGAGCACCGGTTGGCCCTGGATGGGAGAAGCGGTTGGCCAGTAAAAGAACAGCCTTTCCCGCTATTGCGTTGATGGCGGCGTTGATCACGGTGCCATTCGTGTTGTTGGCGCTGTTGATTCTGCAACACCGCCTGGCGGTAC
This sequence is a window from Alloalcanivorax dieselolei B5. Protein-coding genes within it:
- the zipA gene encoding cell division protein ZipA; its protein translation is MGLNLETLIGILVILILLILADGVRRMIRERHGRLRMRIDRRFRRATGGDDEEDDFLDSNPEVIGRPRVIRRGADGEPLPEDREDPPIMMEEDESPDDMAGRRAEQQNLFDDEAEPESEPEESLPSMRASRDLPEDELEPQPAREAPRPRAEARQPRRDAPPPERQVQEVIVFHLIARRPDRFDGEAMLRYLLECGLRFGEMNIFHCHRQGDEYPEFSVANAVEPGTFDIQTMEEQEFAGITFFMQLPGPQDPLAALDRMLTTGRRMAEGLYGDLRDEQHSVLTPQTMEHLRQRVQEFERRQRVSHS
- the ligA gene encoding NAD-dependent DNA ligase LigA, which translates into the protein MTSPKTPSPAEQIKQLRDQLNDWSYRYYVLDDPAVPDPEYDRLFRQLQVLESERPDLISPDSPTQRVGDVPLDGFNEVRHAVPMLSLGNAFNDEELRDFDQRVRERLDVSGSIDYVAEPKLDGLAVSLVYENGELVRGATRGDGETGEDITANVRTIKSIPLRLRGDKPPALMEVRGEVVMTHHGFAELNRRQAEAEQKTFANPRNAAAGSLRQLDSRITAQRPLEFYAYSLAQLEGENWPDRHSAILERLRQWGLRVNPEVKLCDGVDALLAFYQDILARRDQLDYDIDGVVYKVDRLDWQRDLGFVSRAPRWAIAHKFPAQEEITVLNEVDWQVGRTGALTPVAKLEPVQVGGVTVSNATLHNLDEIRRLGIRIGDSVIIYRAGDVIPKVVGKVQERSPADPQVFKGGESAAIRQVGPFVRIPRECWLSPRYADQRAPQAPRHCPVCDSQVIRKRGEVAYRCTGGLICGAQQREAIKHFASRRAMDIEGLSIKRVDLLVDQGLVSNVADLYRLKAEDIADLERMGEKSAANLIEALAHSRTVSLERFLFALGILQIGEETAKALADCFGDLETIRRAPLLLFLAVPDVGLEVAKAIHAFFREQHNEDVIDGLLAEGVQPRANGHPSAAFVRELTLGYFLKAAKRLGMALDGVGEKSLETLGGHYKTVAALAEADADDAPVRPAMLEQVHKALGQDDWRQRLEQAEALASELSEKAPRETAEQALEGQTWVLTGTLSRLTRDQAKAHLQSLGAKVAGSVSKKTHCVVAGEAAGSKLSDAEKLEVEVMDEDTFVDFLAGHGITL
- the smc gene encoding chromosome segregation protein SMC, yielding MRLKSIKLAGFKSFVDPTTALFPDNLTAVVGPNGCGKSNIIDAVRWVMGESSAKHLRGESMADVIFNGSNSRKPVAQASIELVFDNAEGKIQGEYGKFSEISVRRLVTRDGQSNYFLNGAKCRRKDISDIFMGTGLGPRSYAIIEQGMISRLIEAKPEELRVYIEEAAGISKYKARRRETENRMRRTRENLERLTDIREELERQLERLSRQAAAAEKYKQYKEEERHKSAQLKALRWQGLDHQVKQLDHVIGELDVSMEAKVAEQRHVDAEIERLREGHNEAQEHFNQVQQHFYALGAEVARLEQSIQHQRERHQQLHEEFEQVRASWKEADEHQRLDGEKLAMLEEQLAELEPRLEESSELQDSATETLTLAEEAMQEWQQEWETFNNRAGESRRQAEVEQSRIQHLEKSIERLRDRMGRLDKEQESLDSGPLATEMREFQEQVAELQMQREESEMSSERLQDEINQLRRQNGDRGRELDDARERLQTLRGRHTSLEALQKAAMGDDGAVSEWLTRHELDDHPRLADRINVAEGWEKAVEAVLGDALQAVAVEGLDQVGDWLADLTHGRVAMVQPGSDGAGGHSGKTGTPLRDKVSGKAPEGLLAGVYAVEDLPGALSLRGQLSPGESVVTRDGIWLGPDWLRVVREQDQEAGILERRRQLEALEEQIETLTATVEDLKARLEENREQVAALEEEREETQRQGSRLSRELGEVNAQVSARQVRLEQITMRQERLGRELEETRGQLEQEQEQIKEARTVLAEALDAMEQDSGEREALLSRRDDYRLRLDEARQQARQHRDQAHQLAMEAQGARTQADALRQNLARLEGQVASLAERKALLESQLSEGGDDLGLELQQQLDEKLELRLEAEQKLADARRKLEDVEHQMRDLEGRRGQFERQAQEVRDAIGQKRMLWQELSTRRQTVAEQLSEQHFDLETVLANLPEDADEQAWNQDLEQIAQRIARLGQINLAAIDEYQQQSERKQYLDRQNEDLEDALRTLDNAIRKIDRETRTRFKEYFDRINKGLQALFPKVFGGGHAYLELTGEDLLDTGVAIMARPPGKRNSTIHLLSGGEKALTALSLVFSIFELNPAPFCLLDEVDAPLDDANVGRFCNLVQEMSSRVQFIYITHNKIAMEMAHALMGVTMHEPGTSRLVSVDVEEAAEMAAM
- a CDS encoding transglycosylase SLT domain-containing protein, producing the protein MRALLLALLLVGLAGCASTPTQTENVCAVFDQKGGWFNNWYKAAKRTEKEFGVPVPILMATIYKESGFQARIKPPRTKLLWIIPWKRPSSAYGYPQALDGTWAWYQKETGRRGAKRSDFADAVHFVGWYHYQSHVRNGIALNDAYHLYLAYYAGHGGYSRGVWKNKPYMQRSARRAAAMADQYRAQMARCGR
- a CDS encoding YheU family protein; protein product: MPIEVPWREVSAETLTNLIEEYVTRDGTDYGEQEVSLVTKVEQVRRMLERGECRLMFDEATESVDLVMV